A genome region from Anolis carolinensis isolate JA03-04 chromosome 6, rAnoCar3.1.pri, whole genome shotgun sequence includes the following:
- the twist1 gene encoding twist-related protein 1 isoform X1 gives MMQQQPPPPPPPPPPPSQDESRSPASPADDSLSNSEEEPDRQQQQQLPGKRGARKRRSSRRSLAGNGAGEGAVSAQEPCSPAQGKRGKKCGSGSGSGGGGGGGGSSSGGGSPQSYEELQTQRVMANVRERQRTQSLNEAFAALRKIIPTLPSDKLSKIQTLKLAARYIDFLYQVLQSDELDSKMASCSYVAHERLSYAFSVWRMEGAWSMSASH, from the coding sequence ATGATGCAGCAgcagccgcctcctcctcctcctcctccgccgccgccgtcCCAGGACGAGTCCCGTTCTCCCGCCTCGCCCGCCGACGACAGCCTCAGCAACAGCGAGGAGGAGCCCGAccggcagcagcaacagcagctccCCGGCAAGCGAGGGGCGCGCAAGAGGCGGTCCAGCCGCAGGAGCCTCGCTGGGAACGGAGCCGGAGAGGGAGCGGTCTCGGCGCAGGAGCCCTGCAGCCCGGCGCAAGGCAAGCGGGGCAAGAAGTGCGGCAGCGGGAGCGGCAGCGGCGGGGGAGGCGggggcggcggcagcagcagcggagGGGGCAGCCCGCAGTCCTACGAGGAGCTCCAGACGCAGCGGGTGATGGCCAACGTGCGGGAGCGGCAGCGCACGCAGTCGCTGAACGAGGCCTTCGCCGCGCTGCGCAAGATCATCCCCACGCTGCCCTCGGACAAGCTGAGCAAGATCCAGACGCTCAAGCTGGCCGCCCGCTACATCGACTTCCTCTACCAGGTCCTGCAGAGCGACGAGCTGGACTCCAAGATGGCCAGCTGCAGCTATGTGGCCCACGAGCGGCTCAGCTACGCCTTCTCCGTCTGGCGCATGGAAGGCGCCTGGTCCATGTCGGCCTCCCACTAG